A window of Phaseolus vulgaris cultivar G19833 chromosome 4, P. vulgaris v2.0, whole genome shotgun sequence genomic DNA:
GTATACATGTAGCCTTGCTATTCGACCTTGTATTATATTCACATGTAAACGCTATGGGACTCATAATGCacaaacaaaagaagaaaaactagTGTATTGCGTGGATACATCAAAACCTTAGAGAAAGCCACAAGCTCTATGTATTTATATAGTGTTTATAGTTTGAAAACGAAAACTAACTAAAAGCAAAAACTATATTAAACACTAGCAATCCTAACGAAGTTTATTTGACCTATTGTACCACTCGTTATTGGACCGTTGTTATTAGACCACTCATAAATGTCTAGTTTGATGTTTATGTCTTGGCGTGAAAGACTCTGTTGGAGATATCACATCGAAGATAAGACCAATGTACATTATATAAGTGAGGACAATTTTCACATTACAAGACGATTTTGTAAGGATGAGTTACGCTTAAATGTACTTTATAATATGGTATTAAAATCTATCCTAACAAGGTTTATTGGATTTATCGTGTTACTAGTTAGAACATCTATAAATATTTAGTGGTACGCATGAGATATTTATGTATCCATGTAGAATGAATTAGAGTTAAACTTATTTCCTCATTATTGGAATCAAGATTGCAACTTTTGTGACAAGTTCTTATGTTGCTGAAATATCTGTGGGCGTTATCATGTCTTGTTATGAAGGCATCTTCAAACATGGGAGAGGGAATCTCATGAAAAGTTTATATAGAACCAGATTCTGGTTTGGTGATTATAGCCTTAGAGGTCACAAAGATTCTTATAGTCTTCAAGTGGATTTGGTCTAATCTCATGCTCTCAGGGGGAAGAATTTTCATCACTTCGATTTTCTGTATACCGAAAATGCTCCACTTTTCCGTGTTAAAGGCACTGCATTTTCACTCTTGCATGCAAATTATGAGAAGCATGATCAGTTCAAAATCGTTTACTTGGTTTGGAATTTTTTGTACTAATTAAATTGTCTTTTGTATCTGTAACTAGAATGAAAAACTTGGTATTCCCTGTGAATCTAGAAAGTAAGGTGTGATTGATGAAACCAATTAAACTTAAGTGACGTTCCTGCATAAAAAAATGGGGTGTTTATGAGAGCTTATGATATGTTTATGAGTTGGTTTCAACTTATCTCATTAAATTCTCTCATTATAGAAACAACTTGCTCATAAGCTTATTTTATGGTTAATGCAGATTAGGAGCTCCCTTCCTTTGATTGTTATTGAACATGGTCTTGGAGGAGCAACAACTTCTCTCTTTTGTTCTGATACATGTTCTACTTGTTTTGAGAACCCCGAATATGTTTTTAAGCTTCTTGTGAGCTCAACAATGATGAAAATCAAGGATTTGATGAGGCCAAAAATTATGGAAAATCTCTATTGTAAAGCAATTTGCAAGAACTTCTCTTTATGCAAGTATCTCCTTGAAGTTGGAGGCACTAGGATTGACACTATATATGCAGGTAGTTGAATATCTAACATATTAGACTCATTATGCGTAATTTAGACTAATATTTGGTACATCCAAGTTTTCCTAATCTCGTATCTAAAACTGATTTGGTAGCAGCAACAACAACAGAATGTTGATTTCAAAACTTTGGCAAAAAAGATGGAAACACTAGAAAGAACAATCATTTTGCAGAGCAGAAAAACATTTGATCCAACCAAGAAATTGAATGAAGTGAAGATAAGCATGGCCCAACTTGAATGGTACAAAAAGGATTCTAACAACCGTGATATTGGGTACTATGACACCTACAAGAACATGAACTTGCTACAGGACCATGATGTTGTTTTGTACCATAAAACTTACCAACACTGGGAAAAGGTTGCTCATGAAATATGAAGTGCCATCAGAGATTTTCCTAAGGGAAAGCAGCTACAATGACTTGGTGGAATCAATGAGCACTCAAAGAATTCATGAGCAATCCTAATCATTATATTGTGCACTATGCTGAGGGGACTTATAATTTCTTCCCTGAACCATATAGTGACAAGTGAAAATCCCTGTGCTTCAATAGTGTTAACTAATACCTATAAAACATGTTCTTGAAATTTCTTCATAATTTTGAagttttcttttgaatttctcAATTGATTAGCCTAATCTCGCTTTGGATTATCATCATCGTTTTTGCTACAAAACTACAAAAAATGCAATGAGAATATCAAGATAGTTTGAACATTCACCTTTCTACTAAAGAGTGTTAATTTGACAATTGTATGGTCAAATTTGACAcagtttataatttttcaaattttttacatGAATTCAcgtttcaatatttttttctatttttaatcgTTATAATACAGAACAATTAAACCTATCATGAATCTATTCTATATTTGGTTCAACTTGTCTCAAATGTCAACTACTAACAAATGACCTTCAAAAAttgtttcaaattttaaactaaatcGGTTTGACTTTATAACACTCTCAAGGACATTGATAGGATCGAAAGTGAAATCAATGAATGATTTTGATGTTTTATTAAGCAATATCCACCACTACTCTCTTAATCCAAATGGTTTTCAACATTACTTCAATTTTCATGTGTTTTTTAGAAGTTTTAGTTTCTTTTATCTCAAAACAATACATGTTTTGGAATTTCGaatatgttaatatatatatcaGTATTCCACCATTAACAGTGCAGACACCAAAAAccatatattaaataaaataatttagtttaattataattttaatattttacttctatttaaaatattaactttaaatAGTATTATTCTCTAtgttctaaaatattttctccaTACCTATCTATTATTAGACTCAAAATTTACTATTTCTGTAATACTAATAAATTATGCAATTAGATCTTATAAATAGAATTAAAGAACTAATAacctttttagtttttttaattttattcctaAACAGTAaccatttttatctttttcttctgtATTGTCCTtgcatataaataaaaagtcACCAATACAGTACcacttgaaaataaaataaaaagaataaatagtaaaaaactaactctttttttgttaaattactAAATAcctttttaattgaaagaagctaattaacaatttttaatcCATTTCAATATATCCCCACACAACTACGCGTTAAAAACAGCAATATCCACCAATAACGCGTTAATGTAaatgacattttttaaaaatttatcatttctttaatttaattttctttaaaaacaagtataattattattattattattattacatgaATTTCGCCAACTAAAAAACAGTAGCCGTTGATGTCGCCAATCTATTTGTAGCAACATGCCAGCTCACAGTGTGCCCCCGCACACATCCCGTGACCATACTCCCACTCTCACACTCTGCGCGTGTTTCCCACTCTCCACCGCTTCCAACAAAACCCCTTCCACTCTCTTCACTTTACTTCACTCTCTGTGTTTGTTTTCGTTTCATAGTTCACAGTTCGCACAATGTCTTCGTTTTCTCTTACGTTTCTCACATTGTTATCGTTCTTTTGTTTCTGCGTTAACGCGCGTCTAACGTTGGACTACTACAAGGACACGTGTCCGCAGTTCGCGCAGATAATCCGGGATACGGTGACGGCGAAGCAGATCGCGAGCCCCACGACGGCGCCCGCCACAATCCGCCTCTTCCTCCACGACTGCCTCCTCCCCAACGGCTGCGACGCCTCCATTCTCCTCTCCTCCACGGCGTTCAACAAGGCGGAGCGCGACGCCGACATCAACCTCTCCCTCCCCGGCGACGCCTTCGACCTCGTCGTCCGCGCCAAGACCGCCCTCGAACTCGCCTGCCCCAACACCGTCTCCTGCGCCGACATCCTCTCCGCCGCCACCCGCGACCTCCTGACCATGCTCGGCGGCCCCTACTTCCCCGTTTTCCTCGGCCGTCGCGACGGCCGCTCCTCCTCAGCCGCCTCCGTCCCCAACCACCTCCCCACCCCGTCCATGCCCATGTCCCAAATCACCGAAATCTTCACCCGGCGCGGGTTCTCCGTGGAGGAGTTCGTCGCTCTGAGTGGGGCCCACACCGTGGGATTCTCCCACTGCACCGAATTCGTGAGCAACCTCTCGAACTCCTCTTCTTCCTACAACCCTCGTTTTTCTGAAGCTTTATCCAAAGCTTGCGCCGATTACAGAACCAACCCCACCCTTTCCGTCTTCAATGACATCATGACTCCGAACAAGTTCGACAATGTGTACTTCCAGAACCTTCCCAAGGGTTTGGGTGTGCTCAAATCCGACCACGGCTTGTACGGTGACCCTGTTACGAGACCATTCGTGGAGAGCTTCGCCAAGGACCAAGCTAGATTCTTTAGGGTTTTTGCCTCCGCGATGCAGAAGCTGGGTCTGCTCAATGTGCAGACCGGGAGGAAGGGGGAGATCAGACGCAGGTGTGATCAGATTAATtgattctttcttcttttttggaATCGGTTGATGATTTGATCAGATAAGATCTTATGATTTACAATGAGAATTTGAATGAGGATGAGAATGAAACCTCTGTTGTGCATGGATTTGATGTTTTTGAGGTTGATTATACATACATAGTTTTAGGTTGTGTGAGGTGGGGAAATGGGGGATTGAGTAATTGGTGTTGTTCTTGGCCACATGAATCTGATTTATGGATTTTGAATGTAATATTATAAGATTCAATTAATAAAGTTTCTCATTTCAACTCTGATCCGTTTTCTTTCATATAGTTATGAGATTGAATGCAAATTGGTGTGGGATTCTAGGCTAAATAAGTGTTTTCTT
This region includes:
- the LOC137836813 gene encoding peroxidase 31-like, whose amino-acid sequence is MSSFSLTFLTLLSFFCFCVNARLTLDYYKDTCPQFAQIIRDTVTAKQIASPTTAPATIRLFLHDCLLPNGCDASILLSSTAFNKAERDADINLSLPGDAFDLVVRAKTALELACPNTVSCADILSAATRDLLTMLGGPYFPVFLGRRDGRSSSAASVPNHLPTPSMPMSQITEIFTRRGFSVEEFVALSGAHTVGFSHCTEFVSNLSNSSSSYNPRFSEALSKACADYRTNPTLSVFNDIMTPNKFDNVYFQNLPKGLGVLKSDHGLYGDPVTRPFVESFAKDQARFFRVFASAMQKLGLLNVQTGRKGEIRRRCDQIN